A region from the Bradyrhizobium erythrophlei genome encodes:
- a CDS encoding (2Fe-2S)-binding protein has protein sequence MKISISATINGKPVHASVEPRTSLADLLREELRLTATHLGCEQGVCGACTILIDGQPARACIALAVGLDGADIRTLEGLDQDPLMLTLKAAFHDKHGLQCGFCTPGMLISAWDLLRRKPRLSAEEIRVAISGNLCRCTGYQGIVRSIQSASEICAGKAELAREQAR, from the coding sequence ATGAAGATTTCGATATCAGCCACCATCAACGGCAAACCGGTTCATGCATCGGTCGAGCCCCGCACCAGTCTTGCCGACCTGTTGCGCGAGGAACTGCGGCTGACGGCGACGCATCTCGGTTGCGAGCAGGGCGTCTGCGGCGCCTGCACCATCTTGATCGACGGCCAGCCGGCCCGCGCTTGCATCGCGCTTGCGGTCGGCCTCGACGGTGCGGATATCCGCACCCTCGAAGGCCTCGACCAGGACCCGCTGATGCTGACCCTGAAAGCGGCTTTTCACGACAAGCATGGACTGCAATGCGGCTTCTGCACGCCGGGAATGCTGATCAGCGCCTGGGACCTGTTGCGGCGCAAGCCCCGCCTCAGTGCCGAGGAAATCCGCGTCGCGATCAGCGGCAATCTGTGCCGCTGCACCGGGTACCAGGGCATCGTTCGATCGATCCAGTCTGCGTCCGAAATATGCGCCGGCAAGGCGGAACTGGCCCGGGAGCAGGCCCGATGA
- a CDS encoding FAD binding domain-containing protein, with protein sequence MKPAPFTYHRASSIDDAIAHLKGGDAIVRPLAGGQSLVPMLNLRLAPADKLVDLTRIDALRRSEERPDCIRYGALVTHAAFEDRLVPDASNGLMPFVGSQIAYRAIRTRGTIGGALALADPAADWLTTIVALEAEIALVGPNGRRVTAGTDFALGPYMTVIEDAELIEAIAVPRRSPSERWGHYKVARKTGEYAESMAIALIDKTRGTARLVVGATDGAPLVLEKSSRDIAAGSGGEALAATIRRELADSGRDFSPEKLLLHCTTAVRAVANSEKR encoded by the coding sequence ATGAAGCCGGCGCCATTCACCTATCACCGCGCAAGTTCGATCGACGACGCCATCGCTCACTTGAAAGGCGGTGACGCGATCGTGAGGCCGCTGGCCGGCGGACAATCGCTGGTTCCGATGCTGAACCTGAGGCTGGCGCCGGCTGACAAGCTGGTCGACCTGACCCGCATCGACGCGTTGCGACGATCCGAAGAGCGGCCGGATTGCATCCGCTACGGCGCCTTGGTCACCCACGCGGCGTTCGAGGACCGGCTCGTCCCGGATGCCAGCAACGGGCTGATGCCGTTCGTCGGATCGCAGATCGCCTATCGCGCCATCCGGACCCGCGGCACCATCGGCGGTGCGCTCGCGCTGGCCGATCCAGCCGCGGACTGGCTCACCACGATCGTCGCGCTCGAAGCCGAGATCGCGTTGGTCGGTCCGAACGGACGGCGCGTAACAGCAGGCACGGATTTTGCTCTCGGTCCGTACATGACGGTCATCGAAGATGCGGAGCTGATCGAAGCCATCGCCGTGCCGCGGCGCTCGCCCAGCGAGCGCTGGGGACATTACAAGGTCGCGCGCAAGACCGGCGAGTACGCTGAATCGATGGCAATCGCGCTGATCGACAAGACGCGCGGTACGGCGCGGCTGGTGGTCGGCGCCACCGACGGTGCCCCGCTCGTGCTGGAGAAATCGTCGCGCGATATCGCCGCCGGCAGCGGCGGCGAAGCGCTTGCGGCCACGATCCGGCGGGAACTCGCCGACAGCGGCCGCGACTTTTCGCCCGAGAAACTGCTCCTTCATTGCACCACGGCGGTGCGCGCCGTCGCGAACTCGGAAAAACGATGA
- a CDS encoding SRPBCC family protein: MKIEKSFELPHPREFVWNRMNDVYFVAKCLPGASIVEDLGEHRYKGRMSVKVGPMAAAFDGEVAIDSQPREWTAIVSGKGADARSSSRATGAMTYRLNEGNSPGATRVEVVSDINLAGPLAQFGKGAVMQEVANRITADFVRNFEKALSAAPASGEARAPEPAASSQPLDAGNLLWSILRERFLALFRKRSS, from the coding sequence ATGAAGATCGAGAAGAGTTTCGAACTGCCGCATCCGCGTGAATTCGTCTGGAACCGGATGAACGACGTGTACTTCGTCGCAAAATGCCTGCCCGGCGCTTCGATCGTCGAGGACCTCGGCGAGCATCGCTACAAGGGCCGGATGTCGGTGAAGGTCGGGCCGATGGCTGCTGCCTTCGACGGCGAAGTCGCCATCGACAGCCAGCCCCGCGAGTGGACCGCGATCGTTTCCGGCAAGGGCGCCGATGCGCGCTCCAGTTCGCGCGCCACTGGAGCGATGACGTACCGGCTCAACGAGGGCAACTCGCCCGGCGCGACGCGCGTCGAAGTCGTCTCCGACATCAATCTGGCGGGACCGCTGGCCCAGTTCGGCAAGGGCGCGGTCATGCAGGAGGTGGCCAACCGCATCACTGCGGATTTCGTCAGGAATTTTGAAAAGGCCTTGTCCGCCGCTCCGGCGAGCGGAGAGGCGAGGGCCCCGGAGCCCGCCGCGTCAAGCCAGCCGCTCGATGCCGGAAATCTGCTCTGGTCGATTTTGCGCGAACGCTTCCTGGCGCTGTTCCGGAAGCGATCGTCGTGA